A genomic segment from Pristiophorus japonicus isolate sPriJap1 chromosome 16, sPriJap1.hap1, whole genome shotgun sequence encodes:
- the LOC139226219 gene encoding somatostatin receptor type 2-like — MALDTSTRNGSTLEWIAATYEEGKDATEIYSNVTQNSTEPLDVDMSGSVLLPFIYFVVCVVGLSGNTLLIYVILRYAKMKTVTNIYILNLAIADELFMLGLPFMAIQVALAHWPFGQAACRVLMSVDGINQFTSIFCLTVMSIDRYLAVVHPIRSSRWRKPRVAKLVNGAVWFISLLVILPIMIYSGVQTRQGRSSCTITWPSTDNSWYMAFGIYTFVLGFFLPLTIICLCYLMIIVKVKASGIRVGSSKRKKSEKKVTRMVSIVVAVFVFCWLPFYTFNFLSLAVEVKPTQAMKGLYEFVVVLSYANSCANPILYAFLSDNFKKSFQNVLCLKKVSGLDEVDRSDSRQDRSRLHDVTETQKTLLNGDDFKTSL; from the coding sequence ATGGCTTTGGACACCTCGACGCGGAATGGATCAACGCTGGAATGGATTGCAGCCACCTACGAGGAAGGGAAGGACGCCACCGAGATCTACTCAAACGTCACCCAGAACAGCACCGAGCCCCTCGATGTTGACATGAGCGGCAGTGTCCTCCTCCCTTTCATCTACTTCGTGGTGTGCGTGGTGGGACTGAGCGGCAACACCTTGCTCATCTACGTGATCTTGCGGTACGCCAAGATGAAGACGGTGACCAACATCTACATCCTGAACCTGGCGATCGCGGACGAGCTGTTCATGCTGGGGCTGCCCTTCATGGCCATCCAGGTGGCCCTGGCCCACTGGCCCTTCGGCCAGGCCGCCTGCAGGGTCCTGATGTCGGTGGACGGCATCAACCAGTTCACCAGCATCTTCTGCCTGACGGTGATGAGCATTGACCGCTACCTGGCGGTGGTGCACCCGATCCGCTCGTCCCGCTGGCGCAAGCCGCGGGTGGCCAAGCTGGTCAACGGGGCGGTCTGGTTCATCTCGCTGCTGGTCATCCTGCCCATCATGATCTACTCGGGGGTGCAGACCCGCCAAGGCCGGAGCAGCTGCACCATCACCTGGCCCAGCACGGACAACTCCTGGTACATGGCCTTCGGCATCTACACCTTCGTGCTGGGCTTCTTCCTCCCTTTGACCATCATCTGCCTCTGCTACCTCATGATCATCGTCAAGGTCAAAGCCTCGGGCATCCGTGTGGGCTCCTCCAAGCGCAAGAAGTCGGAGAAGAAGGTGACCAGGATGGTCTCCATCGTCGTGGCCGTCTTCGTCTTCTGCTGGCTGCCCTTCTACACCTTCAACTTCCTGTCCCTGGCGGTGGAAGTCAAGCCCACCCAGGCCATGAAGGGCCTCTACGAGTTCGTGGTGGTGCTCTCCTACGCCAACAGCTGCGCCAACCCCATCCTCTACGCCTTTCTGTCCGACAACTTCAAGAAGAGCTTTCAGAACGTGCTGTGCCTGAAAAAGGTGAGCGGCTTGGACGAGGTGGACCGCAGTGACAGCCGGCAGGACAGGTCCAGGCTGCATGATGTCACCGAGACGCAGAAGACGCTGCTGAATGGCGACGATTTCAAGACCAGTCTCTAA
- the LOC139226220 gene encoding somatostatin receptor type 2-like, with protein MNTSVVKVDAGAILYLEAAANASDGLWPTNDTEDLEGAVPSSVYDILIPILYCLVCVVGLAGNSLVIFTIVQQAKMRTVANIYIFNLAMADGLFMLGLPFLALQIALRRWPFGGLMCRLVMILDGINQFTSVFCITVMSVDRYLAVVHPIRSSKWRSPGLAKKVSVILWMISFIPVIPMAIYSDVDGTAEICTLIWPEPAFVWTTAFIVYTFVLGFAIPFTIISLCYILLLLRIRTALVSSHSTEAESSEKKITSMVVAIVVVFAICWLPFYAINICVVFLPVPDTFAMRKLFEFMVALSYFNSCANPILYICLSDSFWRSFHSTLCPKFARSAKLPGRRGPEGHQMQELTESQVTASGGEVESMLR; from the coding sequence ATGAACACATCCGTTGTCAAGGTGGACGCTGGAGCGATCTTGTATTTGGAGGCTGCAGCCAACGCCTCCGATGGCTTGTGGCCGACGAACGACACCGAGGACTTGGAGGGCGCGGTGCCCTCCAGTGTCTACGACATCTTGATCCCCATCCTCTACTGCTTGGTGTGCGTGGTGGGACTGGCGGGCAATTCTTTGGTCATCTTCACCATTGTCCAACAGGCAAAGATGAGGACGGTGGCCAACATCTATATCTTCAACCTGGCGATGGCCGACGGCCTGTTCATGCTGGGACTGCCCTTTCTGGCCCTGCAGATCGCCCTCCGTCGCTGGCCCTTTGGCGGGTTGATGTGCAGGTTGGTGATGATCCTGGACGGCATCAACCAGTTCACCAGCGTCTTCTGTATCACGGTGATGAGCGTGGACAGGTACCTGGCCGTGGTGCATCCCATCAGATCCTCCAAATGGCGCAGCCCTGGCCTTGCAAAGAAAGTCAGTGTTATCCTGTGGATGATCTCCTTCATACCCGTGATCCCCATGGCGATCTACTCGGATGTGGATGGCACTGCAGAGATATGTACCTTGATCTGGCCGGAGCCCGCGTTTGTCTGGACCACCGCCTTCATTGTCTACACCTTTGTGCTGGGATTCGCCATACCCTTCACCATCATCTCGCTCTGCTACATCTTGCTGCTGCTGAGGATCAGGACGGCCTTGGTGTCCTCCCACAGCACCGAGGCCGAGAGCTCCGAGAAGAAGATCACCAGCATGGTGGTGGCCATCGTGGTGGTCTTCGCCATTTGTTGGCTCCCCTTCTACGCCATCAACATCTGCGTGGTCTTCCTGCCCGTCCCCGACACCTTCGCCATGCGCAAGCTCTTCGAGTTCATGGTGGCCCTGTCCTACTTCAACAGCTGCGCCAACCCCATCCTCTACATCTGCCTGTCGGACAGTTTCTGGCGGAGTTTCCACAGCACGCTGTGCCCCAAGTTCGCGCGGAGCGCAAAACTCCCCGGGCGCAGAGGTCCGGAAGGGCACCAGATGCAGGAGCTGACCGAGTCGCAGGTGACCGcgtcgggtggggaagtggagagcATGCTCAGGTGA